GAGCACTAACCCATTAGCTATTACATGTATGATCAGCATTAAGGAGACTTGGCTCCACTCCAGAAAACTCTGTATAGTTGGAGTGGGCCTGACCTTGAAGTGTACTTGTACTGCCAggcattatttatatatctatttaaaatccAAGATAGCTTTCGAAGATGTGCATTTATATTTGTCATGCTCCTCTCTGACGCTTTGTGACAATACTCAAGACAGGCAATTGGTTGCTTAGGTGCCCTATTCTTCTTCGTGGGAGAAGACACACGCCTATTCTTTACATGAGAGGTTTGAGTAAAGAAGGTCAAGTCATAGTTTGCAGGAAATAGGGAAGAAAGTAAACAAAATAGGTTAAATTCACTAAACTAACAGGCTAGAATAAGGACTTTTAAATACAGTGAATGTTCTTTTCAGATGAAGCAAGATTTGACAGTCACATgactaaaataaatcattattcatTTAAAGCTTGGTAAATTTAGCTCATGTTTTCTTTAACCAGGAATTACACTTGTGAGTCAGTGAATATAAACCTGGGTAGAAATTCAGGTTTGACTAGCAGATTGTTTTAGGTCATTCGTGGCTAAATTACTATAAATAAAGCTGATGGggactgcagacatgcaacagTAGATGATCAGAGAGTGCTGACATGCTACAGAGGATGTTAGTGGGTTTAGGGGCACTCTTAGACGCAGATACATCGTACAGAGCGCAGATACATCATATAGACCGCAGATACATCATACGGAACTGCTAGACATCACTGCCATTACAACTCCTGTACAATGTGCTGCCTACAGTCCCTTTAAAATTACTTGTgccacatttgtttgttttttttttctcctattatcCAGTTatttccccagaaatgttttcaagctaggtgagaagaagctgtaggagggaggcagcctctgtattgtgtcGCACCTTTTCAGGAACCCCCCAAAATCAGCTAGGTGGTCactggaaagtgctgggtggtgcctAAAGGGACTACTGAACACTGTGATCCAAGATTCATTAGAAAAGATCAGAGGAAAAAAGTTGCATAAACAAGATAGATTGAAGTTAGGTTAACTTTGTGTTGAGTCTGAGCTGttcaaaaacaataatgtaataataaaaaaaagaaagcagaccACGCTTTTCCAGTttctccttattttttatttcagtaatccTCTATTCCATCTATGTCCAGGAAATTTGCATCACCGGATGCAGTGCCCCACTATATGGATGACACACATTGGAGGCAGAGCACTGCATTAGCTAAGCagggaaaaatgagaaaaaactggatgtggtcaacacttttacatttatccTGTGTATTGTGTTATTAAGGATTGgcaaaacatttagaaatattgtgAATTTGTTAAAAGATGTCTGCAAGATCAGTTGGCCTGATCTTACAACATCCAGGCTTCAGAAGGAGCTTGGCTTTATTTTCTCTCAATATTTCTCTCATTAAACACTTCTGTGTCTTTGTTTTCAGACTGGTAGGACCAGCTCTTTTATCTTCATACCTGCCATGGCAGGCTGGTCCCGGGAAGCGGTTCTGAAGCTGTATCGTGCCCTTCTGCGAGAGGGACGCAAACTCCAGTTTACAGACCGTGACTACTACTCCTCTTATATACGTCGAGAATTTAGAAAGAATCAAAATCTCACAAATCTGGAGGACAGAGAGAAGCAGTTGGCAAAGGGAGAATTTTTCCTCCAGACCAAGTTGGGGGGACTAGTGTAAAACAGTGCTGTTCATCCTCCATCAGCTGTTTTCTTGAACAAATAAGAGGTAAACAACCTGTTGCTAGTTAATTTAATGAACTGCAGAGATTATTACgcttttgtataaaatataaaaaagagagtTATACTTAAAGCAAGtcattcttattttattattttatgagtATATCATTCTAACTTGGAGCATGAGTGCTATACCAGTGAGTGAGGCACATTGTAAGAGACCTTCTATATTTATTACTGGAAACTCAAAATTAAAGAACTGATAATTCTTTAAGGCTTATAGTAGGGATGAACATTGTTGTATGGGCAAGTTTCCTAGCTACTGCTTTGCAGCCTGTTTTAGATGGAGGGAAAGAATGAGTAGGAGGCCTTGGCTCTCTTCttctaaatagaaaatattagctGTTGTCTCTTTTAATGATCTGATGCAGCCCATTACAAAATTATGTCCCTGATCACATGTTCTGAAGTCAGATTttcacttaaagtgaacctattaccaaaatttttactttacataaacgggTGGACAacctctttatgtaaagtaaaaatgttattctctCCAGcaagctttttaagaaaaaaaaaaggatgaagcccCTCCCCTCattgcatgctcagtgagatccctcctttacagcaggctatgtcacatgatctcacgcctgcgcagtgcgagactGGGTAACATAGCCAGAGGAGGGAAGATGGCGACACCCTGCACTTCCTCTGCATCGGGATGAAGACGGATAacaggacgatgtgggacccaatggaatACATCTGGTGGGATTGAGGATTCTGAGGATaagtaggtttttttatttttagttttgttccgctttaagatGACTATGAATGTCTCATGTAATGAAAATCTAGTGTTTGTACAATCCCTTAGTttcctttaaagattttttaaccTAGGCATAGCATATATGCCACTTTTtcagtatttgaatatttttatctaACTATCATAATGctatagtcatttttttaaagttacaagaTATGTTGCATTCAGGTTTTAAATATCTAGTGACATCCTACAAGCCAACAAcagaaaatgcaacattttctgtTATCCCTAAATCCCAACATCTTTAAGGATTTTTACATGGGACAagaaaaaattaggttttattgTGTATACATTCATTTCTCATTTCATTTCTCACAAGTATtcacctccctggcggtaatcccgagtgtggctctgtgaattatctataccaaaagcggtgacccccgagccacactcaaggGGGAATTGCCAGGAGTTTTCAAGTCTTACCCGGTCCTCACGTTCCCGTGatgcctgcggcgtcctccagcttTGCCCGGCATCTGCTATGCTACACAGATGCCAGCGgacatctgcgtccccggcgcgtgaacattggggatgcaaggccaggggaagcagatgccggccgtgCAGTGCGAGTATGTGGCTGGGAGGTgagaccaggtgggaaattttaaataataagtatttgtaaatgtaccattttgacatttaaaactaCTTCTTATTCAGACCACCAGAGAGGATAAATTGTTGTTATCATACATTTTAGATATCTATGGGAGAGGAACGTTGAGTAATCTAGGAAACCTAGCCATAAAATATTGGTGTTTGGTCATGGCTTGGTACATAATAGAGACTTTCTCATACCATCAAGCTTGCTGTCTGAGTGTTATCTCTCAGCGTTTTACTCCTTGAGGCACCAGGTTTAGTCActtctacttgttttttttcaagcTCATATCTGTTATCTGTCAATTTCATAAGACAAAGTTCTTATCCTGCAGACAGTAGATGATACTTGGCTTGTGAGAACACTTCTCTGTGGGATTCTTATTTATAGACATTCTAGTCATGAATGCAGCACTTCACTCTGTGTCCCAATTCTTGCTGCCActaccataaaaaaatgttccactcTTAACATTAAAGGCCTTAAACAAAGCAAAACTGGGTTTTGTTTCTAAACTCATCTATTTAAAACTTTTgcgttttatgtaaagtgcttTCTTCTCCCGTCTAATTGCCTTCTCACTAATGTGCCCAATAATTTTTTCCATGCTGCATTCCTGCTGAGACACGGGACATATCCTTCCTCATGTATTGTGATTAAATTAACCATAAAtccaaaactgctttttttatagGAATAGAATAGGAAAGTCTTTAGAACCTTTATCAGTGTCCATAATTTTTTTCAGTGCTTTGCAAAACCCGgaattagaaaatgtatagatGACATGGCTATAGATGACATGGCTATAGATGACATGGCTATAGATGACATGGCTATAGATGACAAGCTATTGTGTAACTATCATGAAATACTTATGTAGCCTTATCATTAGTGTGGGCTTCCAGTGGTAGCACCCAGGCTATGTCCTCATCTATATGAAGCTGCTGTTGGTACACACCCGTTCATGCTTAAGTTAGTCTGTTGGGGAAAGGAATGATTGCTTTCTAGCTTGAATCTTTGTTGGTACTATTGTTCATTGTTTCCTATACATTTTGTACCAGTTCTCCAACAAGCGTATTTAATTGTGCTAAATGTACTGTATTGTTTGTTTTAGTATTCATGCATTTTTCTcaaggaaatatttaatttatgttgttttttacagGGCACAATGGCAGGAGCTGGTGAAAGGAAGGGCAAAAAGGACGACAATGGCATTGGGACTGCCATAGACTTTGTCCTATCCAATGCCCGCCTTGTTCTTGGAGTTGGAGGAGCTGCGATGCTAGGAATAGCTACTCTTGCAGTAAAGCGAGTATGTTGAGATGTTGTTTGTTTGCCTTATTTAATACTTGCATTTCTCTTGTAGGGTTATTCACATGGTTAGGAAAGAGTTAGTTAGAAATACATTaaagtatgtgtatgtatgtaattttggtaaaatacCTGCTCAGATCATTCATATTTCTGTGCTTGCGGTAGTTCCAACTGATTtcctttgtatatttgttttgtatagatGTATGATCGTGCTATCAGTGCTCCTGCCAGTCCCTCCCATTCCAGTTCATCTGGTAAAAGGAGCTGGGAAGAACCCAGCTGGTTAGGTTCATCTACCCGACTGTTAAACAAAGACATGAAGACGTCTGTGAGTCGCAGTCTGCAAACCCTACCAACAGACAGCTCTGCGTTTGAACCAGGTAATGGCTTCTTCACTTTGCCAAAAGCCAAAGCGGTTTATATAGCTCACAAACTGTTTTGgctaaacaaaacaaagatttataaAAGACAAGTTTAGGAATTACTTTTTGATTATTTCTAGATTTACCTTGACATTTTAAAGACCAtgtttgggtttaaaaaaaatataattctgggcattttttttttattattgtgggtGTATTTATCCTCTTTATCAGCAAACAATTTTAACTCTGTTATACCTATGACGGACTTGGACATCAAATAAAAATCATACAGTTGTTCTAACACTTTCCCACTTTCAAAATGGTAGCAGAAATTGgaatttattccaaaaataaagttatatttggGCTGAAATCAATCTTCTATTTTTTGCGTGCTAATGGCAGCTTAACATAAATGCAACAAACTAGCAGtaacagaagtaaaataaaaggGTGAAAATGAAACCCAAGCAGTGCAAAAGAACATGCAGAGGCCTAATGAACTTTTAACATCATTTAAGGTGTAAAAACATGCCGATTTAGTTTGGGAAGAAATAAATCCATGATATATGGCAATGCTCCTGGCAATGTGAGTCTTAATGCATTAGCATTAAGTAATAAATGTAGACTTACAACTGTTTGCAAATTCAAGTGATTGGCCCACTTAATCTATGTATTtatgatgtaaaaaataaaaaaacaacaacaaaagaatgcAGTTGGgagaacaaaacacttttatagaGTGTTTAACCCTGTGTTATGGCCTCAGACGAATTCCAAGATTTTTGATTATTATTCAGTGTAACTATCCTGAAAATAGCTGGGGGAAATAACTAACCTTTGACACTCAATCCTATtgtaatgttattaatattacacagtatttatatagcatggatatattacgcagcgctgtacaaagtcaatagtcatgtcaccatttgtccctcaaaggagctcacaatctaatgtccctaccaagtcatatgtctttaatacaatccaaggtaaatttttgaggggaagcaaattaacctaactgcatgtttttggaatgtgtaaggaaacaggagtacctggaggaaacacacacagacacacggagaacctgcaaactccatgcagataaagtcctggctgatATTCGAACTTGGAAATtaaagctgcaaaggccagagtgctaaatactgagccaccgtgctgcccataatgTTTGCCACTTACTATTTTGTTCTTGTTCTATTGTGGACTATATATGTCCGTAGAGTGTGTCCATTTCTTTATATCCAGATACTAAGCTATTGCAAACTTTGTTTTTCACAGAATCTGTCCGCCCCAAACCCCCAAGTCGCAAGTCCCAGTCAGATCTGAAAAAAGCACGCCTAAAGCTTTCTCTTCAGGAAAAGTTGTTTAGCTATTACAAAAAACATGTCGCCATTCCACCTGCAGAGCAGAGCTGTGCTAAGCAAGCTGCAATGGATATCTGTGCTGAGCTGCGCAACTTCATCCACAACAAGTTTCCAGACATGCCGCTGAAAGAGATGCACCTTAGCGGGAGCCTGTATGATGATCTGCAGGTAACATAACTGAATTTTTTGTAGACAGCGAAAATTGTAATCACTTTCATTGATCGCAAAACTAAAGTCTGTACCTTAAAAGGTGCTATAGTCAGCACTCCTCTCTCTGCGTAATGTCGCTTTTAGTACTTTTTTCCATACTGTGACCCTGTACAGTTTAACTTCCTTTCACAGAGACTTCAGAAAAATTAGTGTTCAACTTAATGAACCCCTGTGTCAAAGTGGGGTTTTGATCCTCTTTGTggggacctaaagtaaaaaaaaatagtggtttAGGCAGAGACAGGCAATCTGTGCACACATGGTCCAACAAGATTGTAAGATCCTGaggtgttatcctgctggaaggaTTTCTCACCAACTGCTGCTTGAACACAGTTGCCCAAACTAAAATCCTTCATTTTACTCAGGAAGCCCCTCTTGGAAGCAATTTAATCACCTAAGGAAAGCATAACAGCTAACCCACAAAATGTAAAAGGGGTCTGGGAAGAAAACGCCAAACCCCCTTCCCCCATGTGGGATACAACATTACCTGTTACCTTATGGAAACTAATATGGATACTCCTCAGAATTTAGTGAGAACTTATTCTACCACTGCAAAAGATCCTGTGAATCTCTCAATGGAATTTAATCGGTTACATCCCTATACCCTCTGAGGAAGCCTCTGTGGGTAAACACGTCAAGTGATGGGATTCACAATTTATTACACATATCTTCTGCATTCAATGGTCGTTTTGTACGTACAATGAATGGAAAATTGTAACACACTTTTGAGAAACCCTTTACTGTACAACCTTTTTGTATCTGATAAACACTGCTTGTATTGTCCCAAAACCCAGCTTTCCCAAATCTCTTCCTAGTTTGaagtttttatatactttaatacctttaaatctttattaCCAGCATATTGGtcaaatttacacaaaataaaatggctAAATCTGTTTGcatgtttacatttaaatactttaatagATTTACATATGTGCTTGTTGTTCTCTTGCTATATTTCAGGTGGTGAGAGCGGATCACATTCAGCTTATTGTACCACTCTTGGTGGAAAATAATTTATGGTCATGTGTCCCTGGAGAAGAAACTATTCTCAGCTTACCAGGGTTTTGCCTTCTGCGTAGAGAAAACATTGAGTACTTTCCTCGTGGGACCAGTTATTGGGACCGCTGCGTTGTGGGAGGTTACCTTTGTCCAAAGACTGTTGTAGCTACATTTGAGAAAGTGGTAGCTGGCTCAATCAACTGGCCAGCCATTGGCAGCATGTTGGGATACGTGATTCGACCAGTAGTGCCATCTGAAAGCCTTATTTTGGAAGTTCAGTATGAGGAGGACAGGAAGCTCTTTATAGACTTTTTGCCGATGATTGCACTTGGGGAACGCCTAGCAGTTGCTAAATCTCATAGGCTGGAACGTTACGGAAACATGTGGCGTTTGAGCCAACGCGGAGCAGAAACCGCTGCATTAATAGGACGGGACCAACAGGATTCTGGATGTCGATGTCTGTGCCTAAAATTATTAAAGGCTATTTGTCGATACAATCTGCCACTTTCCCACCTCACAGCCTCACACCTCACCAACATACTCTTACATATTTGTCAAAAGGAGGATGACTGGTCACAGGGGTTTTTAGCAGATCGCTTTCTTCAATCACTCAGAGAGATTGTTGGTTACCTAGAGAAAGGAGAATTACCTTCAGCTGTGGACCCCAAGGTGAACTTATTCTCAGAACTTACACCAGACGAGGTGGATGAGATGGGCTATTTTCTTTATTGCTCCCTATCAGAGCCAGAGGTGCTGCTGAGGACAGGAGAATGAGAATGTGTGGCGGGGATATAATGGGGAGTAAACATTACAGGGTTATTAAATTGATAAATTCTGAAGGACCAGTCAAAAATCCAGCTAACAACGATACTGTTACACAATGCCAAAATACTTTCATATGTTATTTCCTTGTTACTTGACTTTGCTCTTTTCAGTTTCATCGCAGCAGCTCTTAGGTAGGAACTGTCCATGATCTCTAGATGAATGATGGAAAACTAATATATATCTTTCAGAAAGACACCATTAACAAGACTTTCATTAAAGTAACCAAATCcattctaaatttaaaatatgcaCCATTAGTGTGTCTGTTAATTCTCTTGCAGTGCTAAAGATACAGCTAGAATCCTAAGCTTCCAACACTTAGGTGTGTTTGATTTGCACATCtgccctattgtgtgttattaatATGTCATTGTAGCACCATAGCAGGGGGGGAGAGGAGCTGCAGCTGAAAGAAGCAAGACGCTCAGCACACCCAGAAGTTTTAAATGCCTTAGATTCTAGTCCCTCCTTTAACCCTGCAAAAGATCATATTTTAGAATGCCCACAGATTTGCTAATTCTGAGTATTTTAAATGTCTTGAAATAAAACTCAGCATTGtttatatatgtctttttaaCCATTAAGCTGATAAGAagcttttctgaaatcactaaaaTTGTTTGCATTTCATCTTTCCCATTCATTTATATTAAGAAAATGCTAGGTGCTGGGGCTGGGGCTTAACATGAATTCTGCTGCTGTTTGAGTAGTTCTGTCCAGAAAAAGATGCTATAATTAGCAGGAGACCATTGTTTTGCTGGTATGTTTCTGTCttcagttttatatttcaaatacataGGAAATATCCTCTTTTGGCTTTATCTCGGCACATTTGTGCAGCTAAATTAAACTAAACATGAATGATTGCCTAAAACTCTAGTAACATTGAGGCTTCTGTAAAAGGTTTATTCTACTATGACTTGAAGAATACCCTATAACATCCATTTCCCATGCTCCGTCCCCTTATCCACTGTACCCCTAACTTCAGATTCTCCAGACTGGtttcttacttttttatgcaTAAGATGGTCTCTTCTCTACATGGGCGATAGAAAAAAGATGAACCAGCCTGTAGAGTTTGTAAAAGCAGCTTTAAGACTCAGGTTATGGATTTGGCAAATGTGAAGGCAGGTATGACTATGTGTGGGGGCTGAGTAACAGTGTAATACTCTTTTAAAGTTCCATTACCTTGGGCGTTTAGCGATTATTTTGGATCCCTTGAGCTGATAAATGGTCGATAATTGGGGCAGGCAGATATCTTTTCAGATTTCGATTGACGGTGATCTTGGATGTGGAATTGATTACTTCTATTGTCTCTCCCATTTTGTACTGTTTATAAGATTCCTACATGTGTCAGATTTGCCAGCCCTTCTTCTTGGTGACAAATAAGTTGCAGAATTAAGGAGCCCGCTGTTTTGGTTTGTGCAAGCAGAGCAATATACAGCAGGATTATAGTTTGCCTTTAGGGCATCTATAAAAAGATTGTGACATTCATCAGCCATTTACTGCAGCTGAATCATTCCctataatttaaaacacatgcaccaggatGACTCACCTTCAGTTGATATTTGGTAAAtgccacattcactgctttataaataatctactagattaaaaacctttttttgcttCTTCTATTCTATAGTAACCTAATTTGTGTGTAGCATCCAAAGGTTTCACAGTAATAAATCTTGCATCATGCcaactaaaaattaaatgttttagtgTAGGTTCATCTGTATGAATTACTCGACAACTAGAGCTTGTAATTTctgtataattttaaatgtttcttgggAAAGATTTTGAATGCCTGGTCAGTCTAACAGAAAACATCGGACAGCTGTGTAAACTCCAAAAACAGCATTTGTGTTCAGTTGATGGGAATCACGTGCAGAGCCTTAGGTTAGGAAAGTTGATTATATTGTTCACTTGTAACTCCAAGACTGTTAAATCCATGTGTCACGCCTGTGACATGAATAATTAAGGAAAATATTTGCCTTCATCTCTCTCTATTGTGGTCAccgtaatgctttttgcatttataaaacagtaatagGGTTTTTAACGTTTGTACACGATCCTTTTTAGGTGCAGTTTAGTGAACTGAATACATTGCACAGCTTCAAGTACAGCAAACAAATGTACTAATGGCATGTATTGCTTTTTggcaacaataataatttaacccTTTTTATGGCTCTTGTGTAAAAATCAAGGAAATTCATTTTGAGACATGTCCATTATGGACACCACGATTGGAATCAGGTTCCTGTGAAAAGCACCTTACCTTTTCCTTCACAGTAAAGAACTGTTTGCATTTTCCCCACGACTTCCTTCTGATTTCTAACCTCTAAAGAACAATGATAATGTACATTAGcaactgacccagaacaagcataccCCAGGTAATCTCAGAATTAGGGCCTATTCACATTGCTCTGATAAATGCATTGGTGCAATGTAGTGCTATTTGTAGCACCCTAATGCCCCTTCTCCAATGCTTCACTGCATGCCAATGCACTATAGAGTGTTACGCTTCTGATATCTGTGCAGGTTCAAATGTATGGGCTGTCCTAACTTGGCACATGGGCATTCAGTTGGAGTGCAGCAGACTCCTttatgtgaatgagcccttacaTAAAAACTGCTCGTATTCATACTTGTGTCACATCATTAAATAGGCAAGTAGTCTTCACTCCTTGCATGACTGTTATCAGGGCAGCCAGCATATCAGACATTCTAGCTTTTACAgcctcctgattttttttaaatacagttttacttTATGGAACTGGAGGCTATATTGCAGTAATAGGTATTACTTGTCCTATAAGTTTACAAAGCAGCTAGATATACCATCCTATCACACCGTATTCAGTTGTCAAGCTGTGAGAGACTAGTTCTGGAAATGTTATTTGTGCCAATTTGATCACATATACCAATGACTGTTCTTACTGAGTAAAAAGGATACTGACTAATGTAAGGGTCTATTGAAGAAGAATTTTCCTGATACACTGAAATGTAATGCTGCTGTTCTTAGATACACAGGACATTgggaaagcaaataaaaaacctGCATTTCCTAATGCTCAGCACCCCAGTAGCTCTCACCATTTACTTGCTTCTGTGCTGCTCCATTCATCTTTTACTTGGTACTTGTATGACTTGTTTTCTGACATGTGACACCTCTTATACCTTAAACTTCATTCTGATATATAGCAGAGGAGAAGGACCGACATTGTCTGCATCAGACCATCAATTTGTTAATTACAGAacatctaataaaaaacaaagacagtTCAATGCTGCTACCTGCCACTGGCATACATTTTGGGAATTATTTGGGCAATTACCTAATGCAGATgctgaaaatgtgtttgttatataATAGGGGACGCCGGCAGTGAAGTTCTTTCTTGCCTTACcatgcattttagtttttaatagaaTTTGTTCTTAAGTCCTAAAGCATACATTGCCCTATTACAGCAGGACTCGTATTCATTGGAACATATGTCAGCATTCACAAGTCAGGTTGTTATGagtaaaacaaaatagtaatCAGTAATTCAAATTACAGGCTGCCTACAGGCTCCCTCAGAAGGAGCAGATGCAATCGTTCTAAGAGCACTGTtgctaatttttgtttaaaatctaaTTCAATTATGTAAACAACCATACCTGGTAGAATTTGTATGATGATGTATccaaatgcagaaaacaaaatatgctgCATATATAAAATTTGGAAGAATTAAAAAccttttcacaatcctttctgaCAACAAAcgtctgcacgatgcatgaacgatctctgtacatacagcgccgttctgctctatgcagaggggagggggagaatgacggagtggcaccctgctgcacgctctcacccttcactttcattactatCGTTCCTTGTCTGTTGTTCCTGGATCCGGCACGACGGTTGTTTggacgacaagtgctgtacacacacctgaTTCTCGTCAAATATTGTCCAGGGTGGGCTGTAGTCCTTTTCCAGTTTATCATTTTTTCAGACCCCAAAAACCTTTCAAATTACAAAGTGCAAGTCATGCAGCATAGACAAAAGATGAATTTTCTCTTGTGCTTCCAGTCTTAGATGAGTCCTACAAGGATGACTTTTGATTAAGtgtaattttaccaaaatttttttctGGAGTGTAATAACCAAACTTCTATGTTAAACACCATCATTGTGATAACATGTATTAGTTGTAAGttggaaatttgttttatttaactgtaTTGACTATGGTTATATGCATCTCTTTCCAATGACGAGTATCACTTCCCATTGTGTATGGAGGTAAATGTTACCCCCCTATGTATTTTACACGGTGTCTTGAATATTTATCGATGGAATGGTTTGAAAGGATATaatgtgcatgtttttattttgttgaggGAGTGTGTGTCAGAAAACATTATAACCAATAAACGACAatgaataaaatcatattattttttttcactgcaacagtaacaatattttttacagtaaaaacccGTCCACCCAATAATTGAATTGTTAGGGCTATTTAGGCTTTTTATGCTTAAAGCAAACTTGTAAACtggacaaattattttattgcaggcatCTAGAAGTTCTATCATGTGTCTTCTCCACAGCCTGAAGCCTGGTCTGTGAAGTCATGCAACATAGTTATGGATCTGTAGTAAAGCTGGAGAGGGAGTAGGCCTAAATATGATACTAAACCTAAATTTTAGGCCTCC
This Pyxicephalus adspersus unplaced genomic scaffold, UCB_Pads_2.0 Sca58, whole genome shotgun sequence DNA region includes the following protein-coding sequences:
- the LOC140344830 gene encoding mitochondrial ribosome and complex I assembly factor AltMIEF1-like encodes the protein MAGWSREAVLKLYRALLREGRKLQFTDRDYYSSYIRREFRKNQNLTNLEDREKQLAKGEFFLQTKLGGLV
- the LOC140344829 gene encoding mitochondrial dynamics protein MIEF1-like, coding for MAGAGERKGKKDDNGIGTAIDFVLSNARLVLGVGGAAMLGIATLAVKRMYDRAISAPASPSHSSSSGKRSWEEPSWLGSSTRLLNKDMKTSVSRSLQTLPTDSSAFEPESVRPKPPSRKSQSDLKKARLKLSLQEKLFSYYKKHVAIPPAEQSCAKQAAMDICAELRNFIHNKFPDMPLKEMHLSGSLYDDLQVVRADHIQLIVPLLVENNLWSCVPGEETILSLPGFCLLRRENIEYFPRGTSYWDRCVVGGYLCPKTVVATFEKVVAGSINWPAIGSMLGYVIRPVVPSESLILEVQYEEDRKLFIDFLPMIALGERLAVAKSHRLERYGNMWRLSQRGAETAALIGRDQQDSGCRCLCLKLLKAICRYNLPLSHLTASHLTNILLHICQKEDDWSQGFLADRFLQSLREIVGYLEKGELPSAVDPKVNLFSELTPDEVDEMGYFLYCSLSEPEVLLRTGE